The following coding sequences are from one Clostridioides difficile ATCC 9689 = DSM 1296 window:
- a CDS encoding PTS sugar transporter subunit IIA translates to MGTNIFNKEYVFLNVDAKSKVEVLKFISKKAKDLNLAEDESLVYEGLMAREEQFTTNLGESIAIPHTKNDAIENPAVVVLKFNEDVVWNEGEDKVKLAISLLMPGKSKENIHLKLLSSLSRKLINKEFKDSLLKSDNVEEISNSINEALGL, encoded by the coding sequence ATGGGAACAAACATATTTAACAAAGAATATGTATTTTTAAATGTTGATGCTAAGTCAAAGGTTGAAGTTTTAAAATTTATATCAAAAAAAGCTAAAGACTTAAACTTGGCAGAAGATGAGAGCTTAGTATATGAAGGTTTAATGGCTAGAGAAGAACAATTTACTACAAATTTAGGAGAATCTATAGCAATACCTCACACTAAAAATGATGCAATTGAAAATCCAGCAGTAGTAGTATTGAAGTTTAATGAAGATGTTGTTTGGAATGAAGGTGAGGATAAGGTTAAATTAGCAATAAGCTTACTTATGCCAGGAAAAAGTAAAGAGAATATTCATCTTAAATTATTATCATCTCTTTCAAGAAAATTAATAAATAAAGAATTTAAAGATTCTCTTTTAAAAAGTGATAATGTTGAAGAAATATCTAACTCAATAAATGAAGCTTTAGGTTTATAA
- a CDS encoding PTS fructose transporter subunit IIB encodes MNKKLVALCACPMGLAHTFMAAEAIEQAAKALGYEAKVETQGADGVQNELTRDDILGATMIIHAVAITPEGMERFDGCEVYEVELQEAIKNAEGVIKEIEEDLGI; translated from the coding sequence ATGAATAAAAAATTAGTAGCATTATGTGCTTGTCCAATGGGACTAGCTCACACTTTCATGGCAGCAGAAGCAATAGAGCAAGCAGCAAAGGCATTAGGTTATGAAGCAAAAGTTGAAACTCAAGGTGCTGATGGTGTACAAAATGAGTTAACAAGAGATGATATATTAGGAGCAACTATGATAATACATGCAGTAGCAATAACACCAGAAGGTATGGAAAGATTTGATGGTTGTGAAGTTTATGAAGTTGAACTACAAGAAGCTATAAAAAATGCAGAAGGTGTTATAAAAGAAATAGAAGAAGATTTAGGAATATAA
- a CDS encoding PTS fructose transporter subunit IIC — MAIKKKVINSSGASTTGGNNVGKSTPSSPTQSKGNGKWKEISKHIMTGISYMIPVLVMGGLIGALSQLIPYAILGLDPSVGIVDAMNSGEFTGFKLSLLNIAQLMSNFGFTLFGFAIPLFAAFCANSIGGKTALIAGFIGGYIANKPVGVPQFVDGQWTEVVPVASGFLGAILIAFIIGYFVKWLNKSIKVSHNWLAFKTTFLIPLIASLACMVLMIFIITPFGGLINESMKNFLTAAGAAGEYVYATALAAATAFDLGGPINKAAGFVALGLTTENVLPITARTIAIVVPPIGLGLTTLLDKRLVGRRVYDRQFYQAGKTSIFLSFMGISEGAIPFALERPGFVIPLNIVGSVIGAITGIILGAIQWFPESAIWAWPLVDNLFGYIIGIAVGAIFIAVGNIFYRNKLIKDGKLVVDYID, encoded by the coding sequence ATGGCAATTAAGAAAAAAGTTATAAACAGTTCAGGTGCTTCTACAACAGGAGGAAATAATGTAGGAAAATCTACTCCATCTAGTCCAACTCAATCAAAGGGAAATGGAAAATGGAAAGAAATAAGTAAACATATAATGACAGGTATATCATATATGATACCAGTTTTAGTAATGGGTGGACTTATAGGGGCCTTATCTCAATTAATACCATATGCTATATTAGGACTTGACCCATCTGTAGGTATAGTTGATGCTATGAACTCAGGAGAATTTACAGGGTTCAAGCTTAGTCTTTTAAATATAGCACAATTAATGTCAAATTTCGGATTTACTTTGTTTGGATTTGCGATACCACTGTTTGCAGCATTTTGTGCAAACTCTATAGGTGGAAAAACAGCTTTAATTGCAGGATTTATAGGTGGATATATAGCTAATAAACCTGTAGGTGTACCACAATTCGTTGATGGACAATGGACTGAAGTTGTTCCAGTTGCATCAGGATTTTTAGGTGCAATACTAATAGCATTTATAATAGGATATTTTGTAAAATGGTTAAATAAATCTATAAAAGTTTCTCATAACTGGTTAGCTTTTAAAACAACATTTTTAATACCATTAATAGCGTCATTAGCTTGTATGGTATTGATGATATTTATAATAACTCCATTTGGTGGATTAATTAATGAAAGTATGAAAAACTTCTTAACAGCAGCAGGAGCAGCTGGAGAATATGTATATGCAACAGCTTTGGCAGCAGCTACAGCATTCGACTTAGGAGGACCAATAAATAAAGCAGCAGGATTCGTTGCACTTGGTTTAACTACAGAGAATGTACTTCCAATAACAGCAAGAACAATAGCTATAGTTGTTCCTCCAATTGGATTAGGATTAACAACATTATTAGATAAAAGATTAGTAGGAAGAAGAGTATATGATAGACAATTCTATCAAGCGGGAAAAACTTCTATATTCTTATCATTTATGGGTATATCTGAAGGAGCAATACCATTTGCACTTGAGAGACCAGGTTTTGTTATACCTTTAAACATAGTTGGAAGTGTAATAGGAGCTATTACAGGTATAATTCTAGGAGCAATTCAATGGTTCCCAGAGTCAGCTATATGGGCATGGCCTCTAGTAGATAACTTATTTGGATATATAATAGGTATAGCAGTTGGTGCTATATTCATAGCAGTAGGAAATATATTCTATAGAAATAAATTAATAAAAGATGGTAAACTTGTTGTAGATTATATCGACTAG
- a CDS encoding BglG family transcription antiterminator, whose product MITKKHAIIVKSLSNKDGYMTSNELAIKLDVSTKTIKRYIADLNSVLSKYDLVIASSRGIGYKLSGSKNNIARAIKEANKYIDGFLDDSEESRMSNIICMLINRNYMSIEAMAEELNLSIAAINKLSSKLKRKLEKYDLVIKSKPYYGSYIHGEEINIRQLITDYAIKLDEKSKVKVFLDDISENDIHCIESILEKHLREKDTIISDKDFNLLLSKIIVSVFRSKRGHSNNINLMDTSYRFHNYYFIENLMKEISDKIGFKLIEDEVIYISNYSGVIAYKGTQGRKNTSEIEERISSVISSALQDIFLISGSDYTKDDEFMVAISDHIKRFLNRARANVKSNNPLLHQIKEKFPIAFNLAVFLSNKLETEFNLKLDEDELGYIAIHFAASNERMKKNTSKKICIVCHYGIGTGQLISEKLKQNISDLSVVGVYPVRYLDMAISQDVDLIVSTVELKGYEKPVLYIENIFDDSLIENVNKAFYEKEERRKIISNMFDEKAFFSIKASTKEEVIISLSNKLKERDFIEESSIKSIIDRENISSTEIGNLVAIPHTIVKGDKKSIIGVGILENPIIWDKQEVQLVFMVFFNTKEKHNFSIFKYLYNFIKDEGGVRGIIKICDFNKLMALIGN is encoded by the coding sequence ATGATAACTAAGAAACATGCAATAATAGTAAAGAGTTTAAGCAATAAAGATGGATATATGACATCAAACGAATTAGCTATCAAATTGGATGTGTCTACTAAAACTATTAAAAGATATATAGCAGATTTAAATAGTGTTTTAAGCAAGTATGATTTGGTAATAGCTTCTTCTAGAGGTATAGGATACAAGTTAAGCGGTTCTAAAAACAATATAGCCAGAGCTATTAAAGAAGCAAATAAATATATTGATGGTTTTTTAGATGACTCTGAAGAGTCAAGAATGTCAAATATAATATGTATGCTTATTAATAGAAATTATATGAGTATAGAAGCAATGGCAGAAGAATTAAATCTAAGTATAGCCGCTATAAATAAATTGTCTAGTAAGCTTAAAAGAAAACTTGAAAAGTATGACTTAGTTATAAAATCTAAACCTTACTATGGAAGCTATATACATGGTGAAGAAATTAATATAAGGCAATTAATTACTGACTATGCAATAAAATTAGATGAAAAAAGTAAAGTGAAGGTGTTTTTAGATGACATTAGTGAAAACGATATACACTGTATAGAAAGTATTTTAGAAAAGCACTTAAGAGAAAAAGATACAATAATTTCAGATAAAGATTTTAATCTTTTGCTTTCAAAAATAATCGTTTCTGTATTTAGGAGTAAGAGAGGTCATAGTAACAATATAAACTTAATGGATACAAGTTATAGATTTCATAACTACTACTTTATAGAAAATCTAATGAAAGAAATATCTGATAAAATTGGATTTAAACTTATTGAAGATGAAGTAATTTATATTTCAAATTATTCTGGTGTAATAGCCTATAAAGGTACACAAGGAAGAAAAAACACAAGTGAAATTGAGGAACGAATAAGTAGTGTTATAAGTAGTGCACTTCAAGATATATTCCTTATTTCAGGTAGTGATTATACAAAAGATGATGAGTTTATGGTTGCAATCTCTGACCATATAAAGAGATTTTTAAATAGAGCTAGAGCTAATGTAAAATCAAATAATCCTTTGCTTCATCAAATAAAAGAGAAGTTTCCTATAGCTTTTAATTTAGCCGTGTTTTTATCAAATAAACTAGAAACTGAGTTTAATTTAAAACTTGATGAAGATGAGCTTGGATATATAGCTATCCACTTTGCTGCTTCAAATGAAAGAATGAAAAAAAATACTAGTAAGAAAATTTGTATAGTTTGTCATTATGGGATAGGAACAGGACAACTTATTTCTGAAAAGCTAAAACAGAATATAAGTGATTTAAGTGTTGTGGGTGTTTATCCAGTTAGATATCTCGATATGGCTATAAGTCAAGATGTTGATTTGATAGTATCTACCGTTGAATTAAAAGGATATGAAAAACCTGTCTTATATATAGAAAATATATTTGATGATAGCTTAATTGAAAACGTAAACAAAGCCTTTTATGAAAAGGAAGAAAGAAGAAAGATAATAAGCAACATGTTTGATGAAAAAGCTTTTTTCAGTATAAAGGCTAGTACTAAAGAAGAGGTCATAATTTCACTTTCAAATAAACTAAAAGAAAGAGATTTTATAGAGGAAAGTTCTATAAAAAGTATAATAGATAGAGAAAATATTTCATCAACTGAAATAGGAAATCTAGTAGCAATACCCCACACAATAGTGAAGGGAGATAAAAAATCTATAATAGGAGTTGGAATACTTGAAAATCCAATAATTTGGGATAAGCAAGAGGTTCAGCTAGTATTTATGGTATTTTTTAATACTAAAGAAAAACATAATTTCTCGATATTTAAATACCTTTATAATTTTATAAAAGATGAAGGCGGAGTAAGAGGAATTATTAAAATATGTGACTTTAATAAATTAATGGCACTGATAGGTAATTAA
- a CDS encoding M20 family metallopeptidase: MELFKAESKKYEKEFLKLLEQWVSIPSFYDRKTVSKDMPFGKGVYDALNWFENLGRENNFKVKNIDNHAVQIEYGNGKEYVDIFGHCDVVNPGEGWDSEPFKLNIIGDKLVARGVSDNKGPMIVNFLALKMIKDLDINLKRKVRLIAGGNEESGFKCIKHYYSKEPYGVCGFTPDAKFPVLNGEKGGAIIKLISNIDDKSLYISGGIEFNTIPDKVYIKNVEKLGKDNICFDINNISINYDNGNYIVYGKGGHSSKPEKSINPILATIKLLSENIDEKWTKDLYKLINQDNINGNLFGLNIEGKCGILSMVPTIINIVDGKLEVVLSVRYPEILTIEDIIKKFNLYMEQNNINKFELIGENLKQANYIDRNSKLVRSLHDIYIKYSGDLKNDVRVTSAGSYASEMNNSVIFGCEFPDGSFGNVHSANEFASLDRFITAIGIYAEAIITLCNKI, translated from the coding sequence TAAAGATATGCCTTTTGGAAAAGGAGTATATGATGCATTAAACTGGTTTGAAAATCTAGGTAGAGAAAACAATTTCAAAGTAAAAAATATAGATAATCATGCTGTTCAAATTGAATATGGAAATGGTAAAGAGTATGTAGATATATTTGGACATTGTGATGTTGTAAATCCAGGTGAAGGATGGGATAGTGAACCATTTAAACTAAATATTATAGGTGATAAATTAGTTGCTAGAGGTGTATCTGATAATAAAGGGCCTATGATAGTGAATTTTTTAGCACTAAAAATGATAAAGGATTTAGATATTAATTTAAAAAGAAAGGTTAGATTAATAGCTGGGGGAAATGAAGAGAGTGGATTTAAATGTATAAAGCATTATTATAGCAAAGAGCCATATGGTGTATGTGGATTTACTCCAGATGCTAAATTTCCTGTATTAAATGGAGAAAAAGGTGGAGCAATAATAAAGTTAATTTCAAATATAGACGATAAATCTTTATATATAAGTGGTGGAATAGAGTTTAATACAATACCAGATAAAGTTTATATAAAGAATGTAGAAAAATTGGGTAAAGATAATATATGTTTTGATATTAACAATATATCGATAAATTATGATAATGGCAATTATATTGTGTATGGAAAAGGTGGTCATTCATCTAAACCCGAAAAATCAATAAATCCTATATTAGCTACAATTAAACTTTTGTCAGAAAATATTGATGAAAAATGGACAAAAGATTTATATAAGTTGATAAATCAAGATAATATAAATGGAAACTTATTTGGTTTAAATATTGAGGGGAAATGTGGGATTTTATCAATGGTGCCAACAATAATAAATATAGTAGATGGAAAATTAGAAGTAGTTTTAAGCGTTAGATATCCAGAAATATTAACCATTGAAGATATAATAAAAAAATTTAATTTGTATATGGAGCAAAATAATATTAATAAATTTGAGCTTATTGGGGAAAATTTAAAGCAAGCAAATTATATAGATAGAAATTCAAAACTTGTAAGAAGTTTGCATGATATATATATAAAGTATTCTGGAGATTTAAAAAATGATGTTAGAGTAACTAGTGCAGGAAGTTATGCTTCTGAAATGAATAATTCAGTAATATTTGGTTGTGAATTTCCTGATGGTAGCTTTGGCAATGTCCATAGTGCGAATGAATTTGCTAGCTTAGATAGATTTATAACTGCAATAGGTATATATGCAGAGGCAATAATTACATTATGTAATAAAATATAA